One Candidatus Methylomirabilota bacterium genomic region harbors:
- a CDS encoding GNAT family N-acetyltransferase, with protein sequence MDALLRNALDSYETYLVERNHSMGCLVTIRRPFVLFINDEIAASSYNYADVVPWCTMPRRERIEEVMAHYRARGHSPYFNFTLETAPHGLAQALQSSGCVLTSHKYVMFQREPVDPPIPADVRLGETGPEDMRAAGRILSVSFGSGESTWQEPMLRARLVAHMRAAHMRQLGAWVDGVLAAAIHLHTLVGVGHITGMATAPEFRGRGLAGLLTAYAARCTREEGAALVALEVATPDAERVYTRIGFGRAAERVEYSSPS encoded by the coding sequence GTGGACGCATTACTTCGCAATGCCCTGGATTCTTACGAAACCTACCTCGTCGAGCGCAACCACTCCATGGGTTGCCTGGTGACGATTAGACGCCCGTTCGTGCTTTTCATAAACGACGAGATCGCCGCATCCAGTTACAACTATGCCGATGTTGTGCCGTGGTGTACGATGCCGAGGCGCGAACGCATCGAGGAGGTCATGGCGCACTACCGCGCGCGCGGCCACAGTCCGTACTTCAATTTCACGCTAGAGACGGCGCCGCATGGGCTTGCCCAGGCATTGCAGTCGTCGGGATGCGTGCTTACATCTCACAAGTATGTCATGTTTCAGCGCGAGCCGGTCGACCCGCCCATCCCGGCAGACGTGCGACTGGGCGAGACGGGACCAGAGGACATGCGGGCTGCCGGGCGTATCCTGAGCGTCAGCTTCGGGTCGGGCGAGTCGACGTGGCAAGAGCCGATGTTACGTGCCCGGCTGGTTGCGCATATGCGCGCGGCGCATATGCGTCAGCTCGGCGCATGGGTAGATGGCGTGCTTGCCGCAGCGATACATCTGCATACGCTTGTTGGCGTGGGGCATATCACCGGGATGGCCACCGCTCCGGAGTTTCGCGGGCGCGGTCTGGCCGGCCTGCTCACGGCGTACGCGGCGCGGTGTACCCGCGAAGAAGGCGCCGCGCTCGTCGCGCTCGAGGTGGCCACGCCGGATGCGGAGCGTGTCTACACGCGCATCGGGTTCGGTCGAGCGGCAGAACGAGTCGAATACAGCTCACCAAGCTAA
- the rho gene encoding transcription termination factor Rho produces the protein MNIVELKEKTISELSSIARTLNVVGASGLRKQELIFKILEAQTEKSGLIFAEGVLEVLPDGFGFLRAPDYNYLPGPDDIYVSPSQIRRFDLRTGDTVSGQVRPPKEGERYFALLKVEAVNFENPELIKEKILFDNLTPLFPNQRIRLETTQDELNMRVMDLLTPIGKGQRGLIVAPPRTGKTILLQKIANSITKNHPEVILIVLLIDERPEEVTDFQRSVKAEVVSSTFDEPATRHVQVAEMVIEKAKRLVEHKRDVVILLDSITRLGRAYNTIVPPSGKVLSGGVDSNALQRPKRFFGAARNIEEGGSLTIMATALIDTGSRMDDVIFEEFKGTGNCELVLDRRLVDKRVFPAIDIFRSGTRKEELLLTQEELNRMWILRKVLQTMGVVEAMELLLEKLKEARSNEDFMRAMNS, from the coding sequence ATGAATATTGTAGAGTTGAAAGAGAAGACCATCTCTGAGTTAAGCTCCATTGCGAGGACCCTGAACGTGGTGGGTGCCAGTGGCCTTCGCAAGCAAGAGCTCATCTTTAAGATCCTTGAGGCACAAACCGAGAAGAGCGGGCTGATTTTCGCGGAGGGTGTACTTGAGGTTCTGCCCGATGGGTTTGGCTTCCTTCGAGCGCCGGACTACAATTACCTGCCGGGGCCGGACGACATTTACGTATCGCCGTCGCAGATTCGGCGCTTTGACCTCAGGACCGGCGACACCGTGTCGGGTCAGGTGAGACCCCCCAAGGAAGGCGAGCGCTACTTCGCCCTTCTCAAGGTCGAGGCGGTGAACTTCGAAAACCCGGAGTTGATCAAGGAAAAGATCCTCTTCGATAACCTGACTCCCCTCTTCCCAAATCAGCGGATTCGGCTGGAGACTACACAGGACGAACTGAACATGCGTGTGATGGATCTCCTCACGCCGATCGGTAAGGGGCAGCGTGGGCTGATCGTCGCCCCGCCGAGGACGGGCAAGACCATCCTCCTGCAAAAGATCGCCAACAGCATCACCAAGAATCACCCTGAGGTGATCCTGATCGTTCTCCTGATCGACGAGCGGCCTGAGGAGGTGACGGACTTCCAGCGCTCTGTCAAGGCGGAGGTGGTCAGTTCGACCTTCGATGAGCCGGCTACACGTCACGTCCAGGTGGCCGAGATGGTGATCGAGAAGGCCAAACGGTTAGTGGAACATAAGCGGGATGTGGTAATCTTGCTGGATTCTATCACGCGATTGGGACGAGCCTACAACACCATCGTCCCGCCGAGCGGCAAGGTGCTCTCCGGCGGCGTAGATAGCAATGCGTTGCAGCGTCCCAAACGGTTCTTCGGGGCGGCGCGGAATATTGAAGAGGGCGGCAGCCTGACGATCATGGCTACAGCCCTGATCGATACCGGCAGCCGGATGGACGATGTCATCTTCGAGGAGTTCAAAGGGACCGGCAATTGCGAGCTGGTGCTGGATCGACGGCTGGTGGATAAGCGAGTCTTCCCCGCCATCGATATCTTCAGGTCAGGCACGCGGAAGGAGGAGCTCCTGCTCACGCAGGAGGAACTCAACCGGATGTGGATCCTCCGTAAGGTCCTCCAGACGATGGGTGTCGTAGAGGCAATGGAACTCCTGCTCGAGAAGTTGAAGGAAGCCAGATCGAACGAGGATTTCATGAGGGCCATGAATTCATA